DNA from Chitinophaga pendula:
CCTCAATACCAGCGCCAGAAGCCTCCAACGCAAACTCAAAGAAGAAGGCAGCAGCTACCAGGAGATCGTCGATGCCGTTCGCAGATCCCTGACCTTACATTATCTCCAGTCCGGAGACTATCCGCTCAAAGAAATATCCTACATGCTGGGCTATAACGAACGAAGCGCCTTCAACCGCGCCTTCAAACGATGGACCGGCGCCACCCCGCTGGACTATAAAAAGAACCAGCAATATAATTCGGTTGTTAATTAAATTTTATATGTTTGTTGCTCGTATTGTTTCGTTAACAGGCTCTCAAATTTTTTTTTTACTACGCAGCATACATGGTAAGTGCCCCTGTACTTTTGAATCGTAGCGCCCCGGGCACTAGACTAACAATAAAATAACCTTTTTACCATGATAATGACTTCTTATGGCAACTGCTATACTTTATCCCACACCATTAGGTCATACAGAACGTAAAGACCTGATTAAAAAGTTATGGATACTGTTCCGCTCAGAAGGCGTACATCACGATATACGCGAATACGCCGTAATGATAGAAGCCCTGCTGGCAGAATACGGAGTATACTTTGAAAAAGCAGACAAATTCAACGCCAGCGAATTGGCTCCTTACGAACATGATGTTAAAAACTGGTTCTATGAAGTAATAAACACAGTCGCTATGTCGGACAATTTCAGGGATTTTTACGCGGCAGCGCAAGGCGCGCTGGACTTCTCCCGCTCTCATAACCCATTCCGCTAGCAATATCACAACACTGCGGCAAATGGTCCATACCCGCCACGCAGTATTATCAGAAACAACATGATGCAGAGAATAACACCCGTCTCTCAATCATCACCTGGCACTTTATCAATACCCTAAAACAGAAAACTGTACTTCAATTAGCAAGCATATGAAGGCGCAAACACAAAGTACAAATCATCTGCAGGATCGCTGGAACGCATTGCCACTGGCAATAGACCACCTGCAAAAAAGCGATAACGCAATAACGGAATCCCAAAACACCGTATCGCACGAATCGCACAATAACCAGGAAGATCGCAACATAACACCCGCGATCCCTTCAGAGAATATCTCAGATCATCAGTAAATGTATAGACATATGGAATTATCAATTGTACAAGCAGTACGCCTGCACCACATCTTGCAGGAAGCCGAGAAGAGCATACTGGAAGAAACGGGACTGCAGGTAGCTGTTGAAGTGAAACGAACCTACACCAGCCTGAGCATCGCAGCAATTGCCGCACAGGTCTGTCTGCAGCTAAATATCCCCATGCAGCTGCTACTGTCCGGTTCCAGGCAATGTGAAGTAAAAGAAGCCAGGCACCTCATCATGTATCTGTGCCGTAAATACATTAAAGGAATCACCCCCGGTGCCATCGGGCGCCAACTCGGAAGAGACCGCACCACCGTACTGCACGCCTGGTCCGTAATAGAAGATCGTATCTACTGCCGCGACGAACAGGTACTCAGAAAATTGGCACTCGCTGAAACAGAAATAGCAGACATGATACATCCCGTCGGTCAAGGCTGAATAACCAACATCCCTTATTTAACAACGAATGCCTGATGTACCGCCCGACGCCTGGCCACACGCCGGGCGTCATTATTTAATCCCCCCCTTGACCAACATCCCGCCTTTTACTAAATTTGTAACCAAAAGGTTGCCTTATATGAACACATTAAGAAGAGACGTTTTCCAGGCCATCGCCGACCCAACAAGACGGGAAATCATTCACCTCCTCGCCGAAAGACCCCTCAACCTCAACGCCGTAGCAGAAAACTTCGATATCAGCCGACCCGCCATATCCAAACATATTAAAATACTCACCCAATGCGGCCTCATTACCATCCGCCAGCAAGGTCGCGAACGCGTCTGCCAGGCCAACCTCGCCCAACTAAAACAAGTGTCCGACTGGGCCAGCCAATACAAAACATTCTGGACCCAAAAACTCGATGCACTCGAAAACTTCCTGACCAAAGAGCAGAAACAGAAAAAGAAACCCTGATCATAAGATCCGCCGCCATTTACGTATATTTAAGATATAATACCCATTCCCATGGCAAAACAACGCGGGCCTATAACCTTCTCCGGAAATCTGTACGACGTCATCGGCTATCGCCGTAATGGCAAATTCTTTGCACGCAGTCGGCCAACCGCTGTTCGGCAAACCCGTGCTACCCGCAAAGCAGCGCAATCCTTCGGCGCCGCCAGCCGTAAAGGTCGCCTCATCCGGCATACACTCTTGCCTTTACTCGACCTCCCCTATGATGGCTCCCTCGTTAATCGCCTCAATAAAGCCCTCATAACAGCAGACCACACTAATACCATCCCCTGCTGCAATGGCAACTCAATAAATACAACTCCCTGCAGAAATTCCTTACCATCCCAGCCTCCTGCAATCTTACTGGGATAATTCATATACCCGCCCAAAAATGGCAGCCACTCGATAATATCTCACACCTGGAAATTAAACTGGTCGCCGTAAAGATGGACCTGTCTACACAAAAAATACTGGCCGTACAAACCTTCCGGCAACTTGCCGACTACGACACACCATTCCCCGGGTTGAACTGGGAACCACAGTTGCCGGACAAAGGCACACTCCTCGTCACCTTGCAAATACGAGCTTGTAAAAACGGACTAATTGCCAACGGAAGACTCCATATTGCCGCAGATATCCTGACAATGGTAACCCCTCTTACAAAACGACGTAGTAAAGTCATCCGGCACAGACAACAATTACAATTACGTCGCCTGTTACCCTTTTCGATACCGCCAGGAAATATTATGTACCGTCCCGTATCGATAGCGCTGCCTGTTTACAAAGAATGACATCCCAAATAAAAAGAATAAAGCAAAATACAAAAACCTGTACCGGCAATCTATAAGACTGTAGGAACGGTTATGCCCATCAATGAAATGATGCCCGCCGAAAGCCTGAAACAGGAGTGTAGAAATACAGATTACACTCCTGTATACCCACAGATATCTTCGTTATTACCACTTTTTTTACCGTATGCAGTACTCGAAATTCCTGTAACCTCCCATTACATCAAGTCCACCTTTAGAGCACTTCCTGCATAATAATCGTATAGTTTTAGTATAGTCACGGGGTACCCAAAACAGTATCTCCTCCTCATTTGCCCATATCCCCGATCCGCCTTACCTTGCACTTGGGTAATATCGCCCGCGTATCGTGAAGCGCCCGTACCATGCCGGTTATTGAAGTATCAGATTATAAAGCACCACGGTGGATGAAAAACCGCCACCTGCTTACCATATATCCTTCTCTCTTCCGGAAGATCAAAGCGGCTGGATATACCCGCGAACGCATGACCACCAGCGACGGCGATTTCGTCGATCTCGATTTCAGCAGGGTAGGAGCCGACCGCATCGTCATCATCCTCCACGGCCTCGAAGGTAACGCCAGTAGAAAATATGTATTGGGTATGGTCAACGTCTTCAACCGCGGCCACTACGATACCGTCTCCATGAATTTCCGCGGCTGCAGCGGCGAACCCAATATGCTCCTGCGTTTCTACCATAGCGGCGACACAGCCGATCTCCACCAGGTCGTGCAATACATCGCCGCCGCCGGCAAATACAAGGCAATCCACATCGTCGGATTCTCCCTGGGGGGAAACGTAACATTGAAATATATAGGAGAACAAAGCCATAACATCCACCCAATGGTGAAGTCCGCTGTCGCAATCTCCGTACCCTGCGACCTGAAAGATAGTTCCATACAACTGGAAAAACCACACAATGTCATCTACATGAAACGGTTCATCCGCGACCTCGGACAAAAACTCCTCCTCAAACAACATCGTTTCCCGGGGCAGATTTCCCTGGATGGATACAATACCGTCAAAACCTTCCGCCAGTTCGACGATCGCTACACCGCACCCCTGCACGGATTCCCCGATGCAGAAGAATATTGGCGGCTGTCCAGCGCTAAACCACACCTGGCACAGATACGCATCCCAACCCTACTCATCAATGCCCTCGACGATCCCTTCCTCGGTCCCGGCTCTTTCCCCTACGAAATAGCCCGCCAAAATCCCCACCTCTTCCTCGAAACACCCCATTACGGCGGACATGTAGGATTCGTCAACTTCCGCGACACCGACTATTGGTCAGAAAAACGCGCTTTCCGCTTTATTCAGGAACAACAATAATATTACCTGGATGTGTTGAGCGGCTTGTTTGCCACGCGCTTTTGTTTATTTTTGCCTGATCTATCACCTCGCTTTTGAGTTTTTTACTGCATGCAGGTACTGCCCAAAAGGGGCTGAAGAAGCGACTAATACACCTCGTTTTGACAGAATATAGCTTTTCAGACCATATAAAGGAATTCACCAAAAAAGAGCACCAGGAACTGGAAAAAGAACTGGTCATACAGATTAAAAGTATTCGGAATATCGATGAATACATCCAGCTACTAGGCCTGTTCTATCATTACTACACACCCATAGAACAACTGCTGGAAAAATGGCTGGCCAACGACGAGCGGATACCCGACTATGCCCAACGCCGCAAATCCGCCGCCATACTCAACGATATCAACGCCTGCGGATACACCCTGCCGGTAATAGGCCACTCACCACCCATCCCCGCCATCGATAGCTTCGCTGCGGCCATCGGCGCAGCATACGTCATGGAAGGCTCTACATTGGGAGGTACGATTATTGCAAAGATGATCAGCACACAACTGGATATACCAGCAACAAAAGGCTTCTCCTTCTTCAACGGTTATGGCGACGCCACCAGGGCCATGTGGGAACGCTTCCGCGCTTACCTCAACGCGCTGGCCACCACTACAGAACAGGAAAACGCTGCTGCAACAGCCAGAAACACTTTTGTTAACTTTAAGATTTGGGCTAACTCATATGGACCAGTTTTCAAAATATGACTCCGCTTTCTGCGGTAACATCCCCATCCATATCATCAACACCGTGCAGGAATATGGCGCACTAGTAGTATTGGATAGGCCCGCATTACATATCCGGCAAGTCAGCGAAAACGTCAGTAGTATTTTTGGGAAAGATGTTAAGGAGTTGATAAATAAATCATTACAGGAGTTAATCCGCCCGGAAGATAATGACCTGCTTATCAGCATCATAGACAAAAATGACAGCGAAGAACAGATCCTCATCTGGCAACTCAATAACAACCGCCACTACGTCAACATCCACGTAAAAGAAAATATGGTGCTGGCAGAGATCAACCTGCAACCGCTTAAAGCAGGCCAACAGGACACATTCACCAGCCAGTACCAGGATATAAGATCCTCCATCGCAGCCATCGAAAAGGCAGAAGACCTCTCCGCCGCCTGCGAGATAGCCGCCCGCGAACTCAAACGCATCAGCGGATTCGATAAAGTAATGATCTATGCTTTCGATAAAGACTGGAACGGAAACGTCCTCGCCGAAGCCATGGAACCCGATATGGAATCATATATCGGTTTCACATTCCCCGCGTCCGATATCCCCAAACCAGCCAGAGACCTCTATCTCCGGAACGCATACCGATTCATCCCCGACAGGGAGTTCAAACCCATGAAACTATACCCTGTCATCAATCCCATCTCAGGATCCTTCCTCGATATGTCCACCTGCAACGTCAGAGCCGTCGCAGCCGTCCATATCGAATACCTGAAAAACATGCACGTCATGGCCAGCATGTCCGTACGCATCATCCGCGATAACGCCCTCTGGGGGCTCATCGCCTGCCACCATAAAACAGCCCGCCAGGTCGATCAGCAACTGTGCGCAGTCCTGGAACTCCTGTCCTCTGTAATATCTTCCAAGATCAGCTCGCTCGAACATGGCGCCTATCACAATGTCAACACTCGGCTGAAATCAGTATATACCGAACTCATGGAAAGCATCTACCAGGGCGGACGCCTCGAAGATAGCCTCCTGGCCGATGGCGCCGGCGTCAGAACACTACTCGGTGCCTCCGGCGTCGCCATCACCTATCGCAAAAAATTAATCACCGCCGGCGAAATGCCCGACAAACAAACCATCGAAGACCTCATCCTCTGGCTACACCTCAAACAATTACGGAAAGTATTCTCCACCGATGCACTACCTTCCGTTTTCGACCTGGACGAAAAATTCAGAGAAATAGCCAGCGGACTACTTGTCATACCCATACACAGCGCCCAGGATGAATATATCATCGTTTTCCGGCCCGAATATATCCGCACCACCAACTGGGGAGGAAACCCCGAAGAAAGGATACGGTTCGAAGAAAACCAACAAATATACCATCCCAGACACTCATTCAAACTATGGCAGGAACAGGTAAGAGGATACTCCAAACCCTGGCTGCAAGACGAAATATTGATCGCAGAAAATTTACGCAGCTTTATCTTCGAACTATTGTCACCCGATAGATAGCTGCCTGTTAAACCGGATATATGAAACGAATGCAGCAACATTACGTAGTAGCCCTCGGAGCATCAGCAGGAGGCCTGGAAGCTATCCAGGAATTCTTCGACCACATGCCCCGCACAGCAAACCTGTCCTTCGTCATCATACAACACCTCTCCCCGGACTTTAAAAGCCTGCTCGTAGAACTCGTCGGCAGACATACCCACATGAAAGTAGTCGAAGCCGCCCACCAACATCCCGTGGCCAAAAACTGCATTTATGTAATACCCAATAATAAATTGATCCGCATCCAGCGCAATAAACTGGTGCTCGCCGATAAATCAGCAGAAAAAGTACCCAACAATGCCATCGATGTCTTCCTCCACTCCCTCGCAATGGACAAAAAGGAAAAAGCCATCGCCGTCATCCTCTCCGGTACCGGCACCGATGGCACCAAAGGCATCGTCACCGTCAAAGAACAGGGAGGAATGGTACTCGTACAGGAACCCAGAACCGCCAAATTCGATGGAATGCCCAACAGCGCCATCCAATCCGGATACGTCGACTTGGTCGCCCCTTCCTCCAACTTGCCATCCGCCATCCTTCAATACATACAACAAATAGATAGGACCATAGACGAACATATCAACATAGACGAAAAAATACTGACCAAAGTATTTGACCTCATCCGCCAATACGCTGGCCAGGAATTCTACTACTATAAAACACCTACCGTACTACGACGCATCAGCCGCCGTATGATACAGGGCGACTTCTCCGATCCGAAAACATATGTAGAACACCTCGAATCAAATCCCGAAGAGTGTAAAGAACTGGCTCGCGACTTCCTCATCAACGTCACCCGCTTCTTTCGCGACCCGGAAGCATTCGATATCATCAAAGAACAAGTACTGAGAGAAGTAATCGCCAACAAAGAACC
Protein-coding regions in this window:
- a CDS encoding helix-turn-helix domain-containing protein — protein: MELSIVQAVRLHHILQEAEKSILEETGLQVAVEVKRTYTSLSIAAIAAQVCLQLNIPMQLLLSGSRQCEVKEARHLIMYLCRKYIKGITPGAIGRQLGRDRTTVLHAWSVIEDRIYCRDEQVLRKLALAETEIADMIHPVGQG
- a CDS encoding ArsR/SmtB family transcription factor: MNTLRRDVFQAIADPTRREIIHLLAERPLNLNAVAENFDISRPAISKHIKILTQCGLITIRQQGRERVCQANLAQLKQVSDWASQYKTFWTQKLDALENFLTKEQKQKKKP
- a CDS encoding YheT family hydrolase, with amino-acid sequence MKNRHLLTIYPSLFRKIKAAGYTRERMTTSDGDFVDLDFSRVGADRIVIILHGLEGNASRKYVLGMVNVFNRGHYDTVSMNFRGCSGEPNMLLRFYHSGDTADLHQVVQYIAAAGKYKAIHIVGFSLGGNVTLKYIGEQSHNIHPMVKSAVAISVPCDLKDSSIQLEKPHNVIYMKRFIRDLGQKLLLKQHRFPGQISLDGYNTVKTFRQFDDRYTAPLHGFPDAEEYWRLSSAKPHLAQIRIPTLLINALDDPFLGPGSFPYEIARQNPHLFLETPHYGGHVGFVNFRDTDYWSEKRAFRFIQEQQ
- a CDS encoding biliverdin-producing heme oxygenase, whose protein sequence is MSFLLHAGTAQKGLKKRLIHLVLTEYSFSDHIKEFTKKEHQELEKELVIQIKSIRNIDEYIQLLGLFYHYYTPIEQLLEKWLANDERIPDYAQRRKSAAILNDINACGYTLPVIGHSPPIPAIDSFAAAIGAAYVMEGSTLGGTIIAKMISTQLDIPATKGFSFFNGYGDATRAMWERFRAYLNALATTTEQENAAATARNTFVNFKIWANSYGPVFKI
- a CDS encoding GAF domain-containing protein yields the protein MDQFSKYDSAFCGNIPIHIINTVQEYGALVVLDRPALHIRQVSENVSSIFGKDVKELINKSLQELIRPEDNDLLISIIDKNDSEEQILIWQLNNNRHYVNIHVKENMVLAEINLQPLKAGQQDTFTSQYQDIRSSIAAIEKAEDLSAACEIAARELKRISGFDKVMIYAFDKDWNGNVLAEAMEPDMESYIGFTFPASDIPKPARDLYLRNAYRFIPDREFKPMKLYPVINPISGSFLDMSTCNVRAVAAVHIEYLKNMHVMASMSVRIIRDNALWGLIACHHKTARQVDQQLCAVLELLSSVISSKISSLEHGAYHNVNTRLKSVYTELMESIYQGGRLEDSLLADGAGVRTLLGASGVAITYRKKLITAGEMPDKQTIEDLILWLHLKQLRKVFSTDALPSVFDLDEKFREIASGLLVIPIHSAQDEYIIVFRPEYIRTTNWGGNPEERIRFEENQQIYHPRHSFKLWQEQVRGYSKPWLQDEILIAENLRSFIFELLSPDR